In Feifania hominis, the following are encoded in one genomic region:
- a CDS encoding SPL family radical SAM protein — protein MSAEIELVAARSIVTRNKGGADWFGCDYNMNIYRGCCHGCIYCDSRSDCYGIEDFDRVRAKRDALRIIRDDLSRKLRPGVVATGAMSDPYNPFERELLLTRHALELIDAYGFGAAIATKSDLIVRDADVLREIARHSPVLCKFTITTADDALCAKIEPRVTNSTGRFKAVERLSAEGLFCGILLMPVLPFLEDSEENVLALVRRAAQCGARFIYPAFGMTLRQNQREWYYCKLEEQFPGQGLRERYERRYGGRYRCTSPRARELYAAFAGECDRLGIAYRMRDIVALSRLGYGEIQLSLFDR, from the coding sequence ATGAGCGCCGAAATAGAGCTGGTTGCGGCAAGGAGCATTGTCACGCGAAACAAAGGCGGCGCCGACTGGTTTGGCTGTGACTACAACATGAACATCTACCGCGGCTGCTGCCACGGCTGCATCTACTGCGACAGCCGCAGCGACTGCTACGGGATTGAGGATTTTGACCGCGTTCGCGCCAAGCGTGACGCGCTGCGCATCATCCGCGACGATCTCAGCCGCAAGCTGCGCCCGGGCGTCGTTGCGACGGGGGCCATGAGCGACCCCTACAATCCCTTTGAGAGGGAGCTGCTGCTCACCCGGCACGCACTGGAGTTGATCGACGCCTATGGCTTCGGCGCTGCCATTGCAACCAAGAGTGATTTGATTGTGCGCGACGCCGACGTTTTGCGGGAGATCGCGCGCCACTCGCCGGTGCTGTGCAAGTTTACCATTACAACGGCTGACGATGCGCTGTGCGCTAAAATCGAGCCGCGTGTGACCAACTCCACCGGCCGCTTCAAGGCGGTAGAGCGCCTGAGCGCAGAGGGGTTATTCTGCGGAATTCTGCTGATGCCGGTGCTGCCGTTTCTCGAGGACAGCGAGGAAAATGTGCTCGCTCTCGTGCGCCGTGCCGCGCAGTGCGGCGCGCGGTTTATCTATCCCGCTTTCGGCATGACTCTGCGCCAAAACCAGCGCGAGTGGTACTATTGCAAGCTCGAGGAGCAATTTCCGGGGCAGGGGCTCAGAGAGCGCTATGAGCGCCGCTATGGGGGACGGTACCGCTGTACAAGCCCGCGCGCAAGGGAACTCTATGCGGCATTCGCCGGGGAGTGTGACCGACTTGGGATCGCCTACCGCATGAGGGATATCGTTGCTCTGTCGCGCCTGGGCTACGGTGAGATACAGCTGAGCCTCTTTGACCGGTGA
- a CDS encoding GyrI-like domain-containing protein: MDKLDFKKEYRDLYLPKSRPVLIEVPPMPFLMVDGEGAPESESYQSAIGLLYTLSFTVKMSKFGPHQPQGYVDYVLPPLEGLWDSPAGGLGERDRWSWTAMIRLPDYVTDEVFAWALAEAHGKKPGLDYARVRREVYREGLCVQMLHIGPYAAEPESLRLMQEYLAQHGLRDDVGAGRRHHEIYLSDPRRVAPEKLRTVLRHPVRASGAEDGRE; the protein is encoded by the coding sequence ATGGACAAGCTTGATTTTAAAAAAGAGTACCGGGATCTCTATCTTCCGAAGTCCCGTCCGGTACTCATTGAAGTGCCGCCCATGCCCTTTTTGATGGTCGACGGGGAGGGGGCGCCGGAGAGCGAGAGCTATCAGTCGGCGATCGGTCTCTTGTACACGCTGAGTTTCACCGTCAAGATGAGCAAATTCGGGCCGCACCAGCCGCAGGGATACGTCGACTATGTGCTGCCGCCTCTCGAGGGCCTGTGGGACAGCCCGGCCGGCGGCCTGGGCGAGCGCGACCGGTGGAGCTGGACGGCCATGATCCGCCTGCCGGACTATGTCACGGACGAAGTTTTTGCCTGGGCGCTCGCCGAGGCACATGGAAAGAAGCCGGGGCTCGACTATGCCCGGGTTCGCCGCGAGGTCTACCGGGAGGGGCTCTGCGTACAGATGCTCCACATCGGCCCCTATGCGGCTGAGCCGGAGAGTCTTCGCCTCATGCAGGAATATCTCGCGCAGCATGGGCTCCGTGATGATGTCGGCGCAGGGAGACGCCATCACGAAATCTACCTGAGCGACCCGCGCCGTGTCGCGCCGGAGAAGCTGCGCACGGTGCTGCGCCACCCGGTGAGGGCGAGCGGAGCAGAGGACGGCCGGGAATGA
- a CDS encoding ABC transporter ATP-binding protein, whose translation MAQNSQILSLSGVTKSFGGVVAVRDVSMDVAHGERRLIIGTNGAGKSTLFNLICGDIPLTSGTVRLFERDVTHLDLRRRALMGMRRTYQATALFNKLTVRQNFYLALLGERSTRHHFNLFTNYKNSGSYNEKIEQTAALVDIQEKLDEVIDNISHGERRQLELGLALISQPKLLLLDEPSSGLSASERQKIQAILQNLDPQITLLLVEHNMELAFAVATDVTVMQNGEIVCEGSPQAIRGDEYVQKIYLGGGRA comes from the coding sequence ATGGCACAGAATTCGCAGATCCTCTCTCTGAGCGGCGTGACCAAGAGCTTCGGCGGCGTGGTCGCCGTGCGCGACGTCTCGATGGACGTCGCGCACGGTGAGCGCCGTCTGATAATCGGCACGAATGGGGCGGGGAAGTCGACGCTGTTCAATCTCATCTGCGGCGATATTCCCCTTACGTCCGGTACGGTGCGTCTGTTCGAGAGAGACGTCACCCATCTGGACCTGCGCCGCCGCGCGCTGATGGGTATGAGGCGCACCTATCAGGCCACGGCCCTGTTCAATAAGCTGACGGTCCGCCAGAATTTCTATCTGGCCCTGCTCGGGGAGCGGTCAACGCGCCACCATTTCAACCTGTTTACCAACTACAAAAATTCCGGCAGTTACAACGAGAAAATTGAGCAGACGGCAGCCCTTGTCGACATTCAGGAAAAACTCGACGAAGTAATTGACAACATCTCCCACGGCGAGCGCCGCCAGCTGGAACTGGGGCTCGCACTGATCTCACAGCCAAAGCTGCTGCTGCTCGATGAGCCGTCCTCCGGCCTCTCGGCGAGTGAACGCCAGAAAATTCAGGCCATTTTACAAAATCTCGACCCGCAGATTACGCTGCTCCTCGTCGAGCACAACATGGAACTGGCCTTTGCAGTGGCAACCGATGTCACTGTGATGCAAAACGGAGAAATTGTCTGCGAGGGCTCACCACAGGCCATCAGAGGCGACGAGTATGTCCAGAAAATTTATCTGGGAGGTGGTCGGGCATGA
- a CDS encoding immunity protein Imm33 domain-containing protein encodes MDQAAFETLCKWHEEGDHQTIVNYLEKTPRAGRDYQAQNLLARALNNLGKYEAAANELLAVEQQGAEDPMWHARLGYALYHLGSADEARRQFELTLALDPENEDAPLFLQALESLAPELYTEAQADAVQAHIASQFGAFESVFHEIVSPDLHVDIAVIPPGAGRDFYTLVTMGMGAHRMAVPEDLKTEGIDRAELLICLPADWQLQSSDERWYWPIRWLKALARLPGENDTWLGWGHTVTNDGPFADNTMLWGSLLTQPLVGGENADVCELPNGELVNFYQIIPLYEQEMGFKISHSADELLERLEPLPVVVEIGRPNVCEGEGGKQWAIAPDQIRELLTDWEGPTGCIATDRILVDGCEVGYMYRERPDEDRPDSGWRFTAGDESDEYMDDPANSEVYQLNTICNYDPDIIPLLDSPYGTAYWRDEDGEFQCEEFDPDEEIDA; translated from the coding sequence ATGGATCAGGCTGCCTTTGAGACCCTCTGCAAATGGCATGAAGAGGGGGATCATCAGACCATTGTCAACTACCTTGAGAAAACACCGCGCGCCGGGCGTGACTATCAGGCTCAGAATCTGCTTGCCCGGGCGCTGAACAATTTGGGAAAATACGAAGCGGCGGCAAATGAGCTGCTCGCTGTCGAGCAGCAGGGAGCGGAGGACCCCATGTGGCACGCGCGGCTCGGGTATGCTCTCTACCATCTGGGCAGCGCCGACGAGGCGCGCCGTCAATTTGAGCTCACGCTTGCGCTCGACCCGGAGAATGAAGACGCCCCGCTCTTTTTGCAGGCGCTTGAGTCACTGGCCCCGGAACTCTATACCGAGGCGCAGGCCGATGCGGTACAGGCGCATATTGCCTCACAGTTCGGCGCGTTTGAGAGCGTTTTCCACGAGATTGTGTCGCCCGATCTGCATGTGGATATTGCCGTGATTCCCCCCGGCGCCGGGCGCGATTTTTACACGCTGGTCACCATGGGAATGGGAGCCCACCGTATGGCGGTGCCCGAGGATCTCAAGACCGAGGGAATCGACCGGGCGGAGCTTCTGATCTGTCTGCCGGCCGACTGGCAGCTCCAGAGCAGCGATGAGCGCTGGTACTGGCCGATTCGCTGGCTCAAGGCGCTCGCGCGGCTGCCGGGAGAGAATGATACCTGGCTCGGCTGGGGACACACGGTGACCAACGACGGTCCCTTTGCCGACAACACCATGCTCTGGGGCTCGCTTCTGACGCAGCCTCTGGTTGGCGGGGAGAATGCCGATGTCTGTGAGCTGCCGAATGGGGAGCTCGTGAATTTCTATCAGATTATTCCACTCTATGAGCAGGAGATGGGCTTTAAAATTTCCCACAGTGCCGATGAGCTTCTGGAGCGGCTTGAGCCGCTGCCCGTGGTGGTCGAGATTGGCCGGCCCAATGTCTGCGAGGGAGAGGGCGGCAAGCAGTGGGCCATCGCGCCGGACCAGATCCGCGAATTGTTGACCGACTGGGAGGGGCCGACCGGCTGCATTGCCACCGACCGGATTCTCGTCGACGGCTGCGAAGTGGGCTACATGTACCGTGAGCGGCCCGATGAGGACCGACCCGACAGCGGCTGGCGTTTCACGGCGGGCGACGAGAGCGACGAGTATATGGACGACCCCGCGAACTCGGAGGTCTATCAACTCAACACCATCTGCAACTACGACCCGGACATCATTCCGCTGCTGGATTCACCCTACGGCACAGCCTACTGGCGCGACGAGGACGGTGAGTTCCAGTGTGAGGAATTTGACCCGGACGAGGAAATTGACGCTTAG
- a CDS encoding DUF5662 family protein — protein MKWLSHLKTINHHKALVMKYCFKIGLYRQGLLHDLSKYSPCEFRVGARYFQGNRSPNDAERAATGCSSAWLHHKGRNKHHLEYWIDYSPEGDHALAGMEMPVRYVAEMFCDRIAACKTYKKEAYQDRDAYDYYMKSRDHYLLHPNTQALLEQLLSMLMERGEEQTFAYIRHEVLGRR, from the coding sequence ATGAAGTGGCTTTCCCATCTGAAGACCATCAACCACCACAAGGCTCTTGTCATGAAGTACTGTTTCAAAATCGGCCTCTACCGCCAGGGACTGCTGCACGACCTGTCAAAATACTCGCCCTGCGAGTTCCGCGTGGGCGCGCGATATTTTCAGGGGAACCGCAGCCCCAACGACGCCGAGCGGGCCGCGACCGGCTGCAGCAGCGCCTGGCTTCACCACAAGGGGCGCAACAAGCACCATCTCGAGTACTGGATCGACTACAGCCCGGAGGGGGACCACGCGCTCGCCGGCATGGAGATGCCGGTGCGCTATGTCGCAGAGATGTTCTGTGACCGGATTGCGGCGTGTAAGACCTACAAAAAAGAGGCCTATCAGGACCGCGACGCCTACGATTACTATATGAAGTCCCGCGATCACTATCTGCTCCACCCGAACACACAGGCATTGCTCGAGCAGCTGCTGAGCATGCTGATGGAGCGCGGCGAGGAGCAGACCTTTGCCTACATTCGCCATGAAGTGTTGGGCAGGCGCTGA
- a CDS encoding LysR family transcriptional regulator: MTRLEIDAFLSIVKYGSISSAAEKLYVSQPALSRRIKVLEQELGYRLFSRQRGFRGVELTDEGAAFISVAQKWQHLWQEAGAISMLRHNKVLNLSSINSISTFILSPVFRAFLRDNLEYQISFMNYHSAEACRMIESGQLDFAIIGKPRFLKYGEAIPAYSEPMVFASPWEYPETIRVENLDVRKEIKINWNNEFSDWHDRWFDSTIYPRATLDTMAFWKDFLTGDSWALMPYSVAQKVSCQERLYLRRVVNGPPDRIVYYVRGNERKADIIDRFLHYLNIEVSQIEGIKSYLDY, translated from the coding sequence ATGACACGGCTGGAGATCGACGCCTTTTTGAGTATTGTCAAATATGGGAGCATCTCGTCGGCCGCGGAAAAGCTGTATGTGTCACAGCCGGCATTGAGCCGCAGAATCAAGGTGCTCGAGCAGGAGCTCGGCTACCGGCTCTTCAGCCGCCAGCGGGGCTTTCGGGGTGTGGAGCTCACCGATGAGGGCGCCGCGTTTATCTCGGTTGCACAGAAGTGGCAGCATCTCTGGCAGGAGGCGGGCGCCATTTCCATGCTGCGCCACAACAAAGTGCTCAATCTCTCCTCCATTAACAGCATCAGCACGTTTATCCTCTCCCCGGTGTTTCGCGCATTTTTGCGGGACAACCTCGAGTATCAGATATCGTTTATGAACTACCACTCGGCCGAGGCCTGCCGGATGATCGAGAGCGGCCAGCTTGACTTTGCCATCATAGGCAAGCCGAGGTTCCTGAAGTATGGCGAGGCGATCCCGGCATACAGCGAGCCAATGGTCTTTGCCTCTCCCTGGGAGTATCCGGAAACGATCCGGGTGGAAAATCTCGATGTTCGCAAGGAGATCAAGATCAACTGGAATAACGAGTTCAGCGACTGGCACGACCGATGGTTTGACTCGACCATCTATCCGCGGGCTACGCTTGACACCATGGCGTTTTGGAAGGACTTTCTCACGGGGGACAGCTGGGCGCTGATGCCGTACTCCGTTGCACAGAAAGTCAGCTGTCAGGAGAGGCTCTATCTCCGCAGAGTCGTCAACGGCCCGCCGGACCGCATTGTCTACTATGTGCGAGGCAATGAGCGCAAGGCGGATATTATTGATCGATTTCTACACTATCTCAATATTGAAGTGAGTCAAATTGAAGGCATCAAGTCCTATCTGGACTATTGA
- a CDS encoding AEC family transporter has product MGAFASAFQALAPMFAVIMTGYLCKRLGVVDEREQPRMNHIGFQVFLPALLFCNIYRADLHCAVRTELVVFILVALPVTALLATLLAFALVRERSQLGTAIQAVFRGNFVLVGMPIVCALYDAADLVSIALAVAVPMMNLLSVTVLELYGGERIKPLQIAGDVMKNPLVIASLLGAVFLAAEIRLPAFVESAAASLAQVASPYLLFWLGAFFRFRLRFSRELVFCIVGKLLLVPAAALGVAFLMGFRGEEFAVLLALFAAPNATSCFTMAQSKGGDEVLAGNAVVLSSAFSAVSLFGWIVLFQSLHVL; this is encoded by the coding sequence ATGGGAGCTTTTGCATCGGCCTTTCAGGCGTTGGCCCCCATGTTTGCCGTCATCATGACCGGGTATCTCTGCAAGCGGCTGGGGGTGGTCGACGAGCGGGAACAGCCGAGAATGAACCACATTGGCTTTCAGGTCTTTTTGCCGGCTCTGCTCTTTTGCAACATCTACCGTGCAGACCTCCACTGCGCCGTGAGAACGGAGTTGGTAGTTTTCATTCTGGTTGCGCTGCCTGTGACCGCTCTGCTCGCCACCCTTTTGGCCTTTGCGCTTGTAAGAGAGCGCTCCCAGCTGGGCACGGCCATACAGGCGGTTTTCCGGGGAAATTTCGTCCTGGTCGGAATGCCGATTGTATGTGCCCTCTACGACGCGGCAGATCTGGTCTCGATCGCACTCGCCGTAGCCGTTCCCATGATGAATCTGCTGTCGGTGACGGTGCTTGAGCTCTACGGCGGTGAGCGGATCAAACCTCTGCAAATTGCAGGGGATGTGATGAAAAATCCGTTGGTGATTGCGTCGCTGCTCGGTGCGGTGTTTCTTGCCGCAGAAATTCGACTGCCGGCTTTTGTGGAGTCCGCCGCAGCGAGTCTTGCACAGGTGGCATCGCCCTATCTGCTGTTTTGGCTGGGCGCCTTTTTCCGGTTTCGGCTTCGTTTTTCGCGGGAACTGGTCTTCTGCATCGTCGGAAAGCTCCTGCTGGTACCGGCAGCGGCTCTGGGCGTGGCTTTTCTGATGGGCTTTCGCGGTGAGGAGTTTGCCGTTTTGCTTGCGCTGTTCGCAGCGCCCAACGCAACCTCCTGCTTTACCATGGCACAGAGCAAGGGAGGCGACGAGGTTCTCGCAGGCAACGCCGTTGTTTTGAGCTCCGCCTTTTCAGCGGTGAGTCTGTTCGGCTGGATCGTACTGTTCCAGAGTCTGCACGTTTTATGA
- a CDS encoding permease of phosphate ABC transporter, translating into MESTNRYLKQADWTDLALIKVCVCAAGLLLGLGVKKHKKPLAIFSLGVFFGTLAASMRRFLPFLSESGDCACETRVSQEPSPVPQSEN; encoded by the coding sequence TTGGAATCAACAAACCGCTATCTCAAACAGGCGGACTGGACGGATCTCGCACTGATTAAAGTCTGTGTCTGCGCGGCAGGACTGCTGCTTGGCCTGGGTGTGAAAAAACACAAAAAGCCGCTGGCGATTTTCTCGCTTGGCGTGTTTTTTGGCACGTTGGCCGCCTCGATGCGGCGTTTTCTGCCTTTCCTGAGTGAGAGCGGCGACTGTGCGTGCGAGACGCGTGTCTCTCAGGAGCCGTCACCCGTCCCGCAGAGCGAGAACTGA
- the gltA gene encoding NADPH-dependent glutamate synthase, whose protein sequence is MAIQRNMDPKKCPMPSQDPNVRNKNFDEVALGYTYEMAVNEAKRCLHCVNKPCVGACPVRIDIPAFIEKVAQEDMEGAFEILSASSALPAVCGRVCPQENQCEGKCVRGIKGEPVGIGRLERFVADWHREHSNEKPRVPEQNGHRVAVIGAGPSGLTAAGDLAKMGYKVTVYEALHLPGGVLVYGIPEFRLPKSIVQKEIDNLKELGVDIECNMVIGKVLTIDDLFEMGNEAIFIGSGAGLPRFMGIPGESLNGVYSANEYLTRINLMKAYRPDSKTPIKKSRSVAVVGGGNVAMDAARCAKRLGAENVYIVYRRSMNELPARKEEVEHAEEEGIIFKTLSNPVEVLGDENGMVCGMRCVEMELGEPDESGRRRPVVKEGSEFVLDIDTMIMSIGTSPNPLIRSTTPGLDANKHGCIITKGEDGATSREGVFAGGDAVTGAATVILAMGAGKSAAAAINEYIKNKK, encoded by the coding sequence ATGGCAATCCAGCGCAATATGGACCCCAAAAAGTGCCCCATGCCCAGCCAGGACCCGAATGTCAGAAACAAAAACTTCGACGAGGTCGCCCTCGGCTATACATACGAGATGGCGGTCAACGAGGCAAAGCGCTGCTTGCACTGCGTCAATAAGCCCTGTGTGGGCGCCTGCCCGGTTCGCATCGACATTCCGGCCTTTATTGAAAAAGTCGCGCAGGAGGATATGGAGGGGGCCTTTGAGATCCTCTCCGCTTCCAGTGCTCTGCCCGCTGTCTGCGGGCGCGTCTGCCCGCAGGAGAACCAGTGTGAGGGCAAATGCGTGCGCGGCATCAAGGGCGAGCCGGTCGGCATTGGCCGCCTCGAGCGCTTTGTCGCCGACTGGCACCGCGAGCACTCGAATGAGAAACCCCGTGTGCCCGAGCAAAACGGCCACAGGGTCGCCGTCATCGGCGCCGGCCCAAGCGGTCTGACCGCGGCGGGTGATCTCGCCAAGATGGGCTATAAGGTGACCGTCTATGAGGCGCTGCATCTGCCGGGCGGCGTTCTGGTCTACGGCATTCCGGAGTTCCGTCTGCCGAAGTCCATCGTCCAGAAAGAAATCGACAATTTAAAAGAGCTCGGCGTGGACATCGAGTGCAACATGGTCATCGGCAAGGTGCTCACCATCGACGATTTGTTTGAGATGGGCAATGAGGCCATCTTCATTGGCTCCGGCGCAGGTCTGCCCCGCTTTATGGGCATTCCGGGCGAGAGCTTAAACGGCGTGTACTCGGCCAACGAGTACCTCACCCGCATCAACCTGATGAAAGCCTACCGGCCCGACAGCAAGACCCCGATCAAAAAGAGCAGAAGCGTTGCGGTGGTCGGCGGCGGAAACGTCGCGATGGACGCTGCCCGCTGCGCCAAGCGCCTCGGGGCGGAGAATGTCTACATTGTCTACCGCCGCAGCATGAATGAGCTTCCGGCCCGAAAAGAGGAAGTGGAGCATGCCGAGGAGGAGGGAATCATCTTCAAGACCCTCTCAAATCCCGTTGAGGTTCTCGGCGACGAGAACGGTATGGTCTGCGGCATGCGCTGCGTCGAGATGGAGCTCGGCGAGCCTGACGAGTCGGGCCGCCGCCGCCCGGTTGTCAAAGAGGGCAGCGAGTTTGTGCTCGACATCGACACCATGATCATGTCCATCGGTACAAGCCCGAATCCGCTGATTCGTTCCACGACTCCCGGTCTCGATGCGAACAAGCACGGCTGCATCATCACCAAGGGAGAGGACGGCGCGACCAGCCGCGAGGGCGTCTTTGCCGGCGGTGACGCGGTCACGGGCGCGGCGACCGTCATTCTCGCCATGGGCGCGGGAAAGAGCGCCGCTGCCGCCATTAACGAGTACATCAAAAACAAAAAATAA
- a CDS encoding helix-turn-helix transcriptional regulator, with amino-acid sequence MQIDRLFTMTYLLLERGSMTARELADYFEVSPRTIYRDLDVLSGAGIPVYASKGRGGGVRLLPDFIIDRSLLSKPERRSLLAGLQSMSALELPEAKSVLQKLGALFQERAETWLDVDFTHWGAGRLVREQFAALRNAVMEKRVLRFVYYSARGERAVRTVEPLKILFKGAGWYLYGYCRIRGDYRFFKLCRMEAVESTGECFTRTCPDQISTQQSFDGPTVRVVLRFEPELAFRVCDEFSPGQTERQPDGSFLATAEFPVGEWLYSYIMSFGPQAELLEPHSVREQLAERLSRAADRYREDRTQEDCHGQA; translated from the coding sequence ATGCAGATCGACCGGCTTTTTACCATGACCTATCTGCTGCTTGAGCGCGGCAGCATGACCGCGCGGGAACTGGCGGACTACTTTGAAGTGTCGCCGCGAACCATCTACCGGGATCTGGATGTGCTCTCGGGGGCAGGCATCCCCGTCTATGCGAGCAAGGGCCGCGGAGGCGGTGTGCGATTGCTGCCAGACTTTATCATTGACCGCTCGCTTCTCTCAAAGCCGGAGCGCCGTTCGCTTCTGGCGGGACTGCAGAGTATGAGCGCGCTGGAATTGCCGGAGGCGAAGTCCGTACTGCAAAAACTCGGCGCCCTCTTTCAGGAGCGTGCGGAGACCTGGCTTGACGTCGATTTTACCCACTGGGGGGCAGGGCGGCTCGTCCGCGAGCAATTTGCGGCGCTGCGCAATGCCGTCATGGAAAAGCGGGTTCTCCGCTTTGTCTACTACAGCGCCCGTGGGGAGCGCGCCGTGCGCACTGTGGAGCCGCTGAAAATTCTCTTCAAGGGCGCCGGGTGGTATCTCTACGGCTACTGCCGCATCAGAGGGGACTACCGCTTTTTCAAGCTCTGCCGCATGGAGGCGGTGGAGAGCACCGGCGAGTGCTTCACCCGCACATGCCCGGACCAAATCTCAACGCAGCAGTCTTTTGACGGCCCGACGGTGAGGGTGGTTCTGCGCTTCGAGCCGGAGCTTGCGTTTCGCGTCTGCGACGAGTTTTCGCCGGGCCAGACAGAGCGCCAGCCCGACGGGAGCTTTCTTGCGACGGCGGAGTTCCCCGTGGGGGAGTGGCTCTACAGCTACATCATGTCATTTGGCCCACAGGCCGAACTGCTCGAGCCGCACAGTGTGCGCGAGCAGCTTGCCGAGCGGCTGAGCCGTGCCGCCGACCGTTACCGGGAAGATCGGACACAGGAGGATTGCCATGGACAAGCTTGA
- a CDS encoding ABC transporter substrate-binding protein, producing the protein MKRLFAFVLALVMAVSFAACSDQSPGAQNPEGPTSSGDGASTEPINIGVLCTLDGATGLGAKAAVELYFEQNAQKLAGRPVKVYFENTTSDPNIAIEKLVKCVDEYGCQLIIGPLSGSEGTAVKEYAEFYLDDTTIIVGSSGSTQITFDTPENLFRVCATGAQSGFSLGHYAYEELGYRKILTVASDYDFTFSQVAGFLYGFVAAGGEVVDRIWFTKGTTDYSSTLAAISQYKDVDAIFCGIGASDSMYFVRQYVEYGMKIPLMGGSNFTDVSCITSDIADYYDGILTSSYYADDLGTEEYESFVKAYADYYGQDPSSFACDFYMACEIAAKALEEVDGNIEDREAFRAALANVNYQSPRGEFKLDEDHQAICTIFITEVTKNEAGVYRNKVIREYKDVSQYGDFDPDWYAAQPDPDRTNPTVESIKNAEYTK; encoded by the coding sequence GTGAAAAGATTATTCGCGTTTGTTCTGGCACTGGTGATGGCGGTGTCGTTTGCCGCCTGCTCGGATCAGAGCCCCGGTGCGCAAAATCCCGAAGGCCCGACCTCGTCCGGAGACGGGGCCAGCACCGAGCCGATCAACATCGGCGTACTCTGTACGCTGGATGGTGCAACCGGTCTTGGCGCCAAGGCGGCGGTGGAGCTCTACTTTGAGCAAAACGCCCAGAAACTCGCAGGCAGACCGGTCAAGGTCTACTTTGAAAACACCACCAGCGATCCCAACATCGCCATTGAGAAACTGGTCAAATGCGTCGACGAATATGGCTGCCAGCTCATCATTGGGCCGCTCTCGGGTTCAGAGGGAACCGCGGTCAAGGAGTACGCGGAATTCTATCTGGATGACACTACCATCATTGTCGGCTCGTCCGGCTCGACACAGATCACGTTTGACACACCGGAAAATCTCTTCCGCGTCTGTGCCACAGGTGCGCAGTCGGGCTTTTCCCTCGGACACTACGCCTATGAGGAGCTCGGCTACCGGAAGATTCTCACCGTTGCCTCGGACTACGATTTTACCTTCTCCCAGGTCGCGGGCTTTCTCTATGGATTTGTAGCGGCAGGCGGCGAGGTGGTTGACCGCATCTGGTTTACCAAGGGCACAACCGACTACAGCTCCACGCTGGCGGCCATCTCCCAGTACAAGGATGTCGACGCCATCTTCTGCGGCATTGGCGCGTCCGACTCCATGTACTTTGTTCGCCAGTATGTCGAGTACGGTATGAAAATTCCGCTGATGGGCGGCTCCAATTTCACCGACGTCTCCTGCATCACGAGCGATATTGCGGACTACTACGACGGCATTCTGACATCGAGCTACTACGCCGATGATCTCGGCACAGAAGAGTATGAGAGCTTTGTCAAGGCTTATGCGGACTACTATGGACAGGACCCCAGCAGCTTTGCCTGTGATTTCTATATGGCCTGTGAAATTGCGGCAAAGGCACTGGAGGAAGTAGACGGGAACATCGAAGACCGCGAGGCTTTCCGCGCCGCTCTTGCCAATGTCAACTACCAGTCTCCCAGGGGAGAGTTCAAGCTCGATGAGGATCATCAGGCGATCTGCACCATCTTTATCACTGAAGTGACAAAGAACGAAGCCGGTGTCTACCGCAACAAGGTGATTCGAGAGTACAAAGACGTCAGCCAGTATGGCGACTTTGACCCTGACTGGTATGCGGCTCAGCCTGACCCGGATCGGACGAATCCGACAGTGGAGAGCATCAAAAACGCAGAGTACACAAAGTGA